One stretch of Pseudomonadota bacterium DNA includes these proteins:
- a CDS encoding DUF2490 domain-containing protein, translating into MKRIGNLVRYNIKVILMLLFLYFATPCLHADHDNSLRTDLNFNYTINERFLSTSYVFIQADKDMSNYDYIELGTGLQYQTSLKWLSFLLYYQQGYSKDDDNHWLLEQKPSINMNTLFAISGFKISNQIRYEYRITPDWNDYRIKNTLEISRPDIFLKPYIGWEMFYENHDRDVTLNRIKFGIIKDIDSHFSMGPYYRIDFSKINHQWEFSRQLVGFQVTIKY; encoded by the coding sequence ATGAAACGTATTGGAAACCTTGTACGGTATAATATTAAAGTTATTCTAATGTTGTTGTTTCTTTATTTTGCCACTCCATGCCTTCATGCCGATCACGACAATTCCCTCCGTACTGATCTTAATTTTAACTACACAATCAATGAGCGATTTCTATCAACATCCTATGTATTTATACAGGCTGATAAGGATATGTCGAATTATGACTATATCGAACTTGGCACAGGTCTGCAATATCAGACATCATTAAAGTGGCTTTCGTTTCTTCTTTACTATCAGCAGGGATATTCAAAAGATGATGATAACCACTGGCTGCTCGAACAGAAACCCAGCATAAATATGAACACATTATTTGCCATTTCCGGTTTCAAAATTTCAAATCAGATTCGCTATGAATACAGAATAACGCCGGACTGGAATGATTACAGAATAAAAAACACTCTGGAAATATCTCGCCCTGATATATTTCTCAAGCCTTATATCGGATGGGAGATGTTCTACGAAAACCACGACAGGGATGTTACGCTTAACAGAATAAAATTCGGTATTATAAAGGATATTGACAGCCATTTTTCCATGGGCCCCTATTATCGAATTGATTTTTCAAAAATAAACCACCAATGGGAATTTTCAAGACAGCTCGTTGGATTTCAGGTTACAATAAAATATTGA